In one window of Desulforhabdus amnigena DNA:
- a CDS encoding putative 4-mercaptohistidine N1-methyltransferase has product MTEETHQGMYETDVAVSQYCEAHYGEKYFGVELFPVKCAQICLKAMKGRPMKRALDLGCAVGRSTFELAREFDFVTGLDFSARFVRIAVQLQEKGIIRYELPEEGEIVSYHEARLSDFNLDQTRERVEFFQADAANLEPHFTGYDLIFAGNLLDRLHAPRKFLTSIHERLHEGGLLIITSPYTWLEEFTSRENWIGGFRKAGEPYTTLDGMRELLKEHFRLIAEPRDIEFVIRETKRKFQHTLSQLTVWERMS; this is encoded by the coding sequence ATGACGGAAGAGACCCATCAGGGCATGTACGAAACCGATGTCGCTGTTTCCCAGTACTGTGAAGCTCACTACGGAGAGAAATATTTCGGAGTGGAGCTCTTCCCCGTCAAGTGCGCTCAAATCTGCCTGAAAGCCATGAAGGGTCGTCCCATGAAGAGAGCGCTGGATCTTGGCTGCGCCGTGGGAAGATCTACTTTTGAGCTGGCCCGGGAATTTGATTTCGTTACGGGTTTGGACTTTTCCGCAAGATTCGTTCGTATTGCCGTTCAGCTCCAGGAAAAGGGGATCATCCGCTACGAACTGCCGGAAGAGGGCGAAATCGTCTCTTACCATGAAGCACGGCTATCCGACTTCAACCTGGACCAGACCAGGGAGAGAGTGGAATTTTTCCAGGCCGATGCCGCGAACCTCGAGCCGCACTTCACCGGTTATGACCTGATCTTTGCGGGAAACCTCCTGGACCGCCTCCATGCCCCGCGCAAATTCCTCACCAGCATTCACGAGCGGCTCCATGAAGGCGGGTTGCTGATCATAACTTCTCCCTACACGTGGCTCGAAGAGTTCACCAGCCGGGAAAACTGGATCGGGGGGTTCAGAAAGGCAGGAGAACCCTACACCACGCTGGACGGGATGCGGGAACTGCTGAAAGAGCATTTCAGGCTCATTGCAGAACCACGAGACATTGAGTTCGTGATCCGCGAAACGAAGCGCAAGTTTCAGCACACCCTTTCGCAGCTCACCGTGTGGGAGCGGATGAGTTGA
- a CDS encoding ATP-binding cassette domain-containing protein: MALLSMRDVTVAFGGPPILENLSLQIERGDRVCLLGRNGAGKSTLMRVIQGEISPDAGEIIRQAGLRIAYLPQEVPQGLQGRIADVVAGAGGSFRTLPESQSVHPPCSEEQWRVQQQVDQVISRMNLDPDASFEVLSSGLKRRVLLARGLACDPDILLLDEPTNHLDIDAITWLEDFLLRYGGTLLFVTHDRMFLRKLATRIIELDRGSLVNWSCDYDTFLQRKQDVLDAEAVQWNRFDKKLAQEEIWIRQGIKARRTRNEGRVRALEKMREIRRARRERTGNVRMQVQDVERSGKLVVEASGVSFSYGTEPIVQNFSTTILRGDKVGIIGPNGAGKTTLLRILVGELPPDEGHLRLGSRLEVAYFDQLRTQLDENKSVQENVADGKDTVIINGKPRHVIGYLQDFLFSPERSRSPVSILSGGERNRLLLARLFARPSNVLIMDEPTNDLDAETLELLEELLMDYPGTLFLVSHDRAFLNNVVTSTLVFEGEGRVNEYVGGYDDWLMQRKPDQPQKKEKPKAKQERQHSRPERPRKLTFKEQRELETLPQYIEALEAEQQELYSAMADPDFYKKEGSDIVKAKTRLQSLEQELAAAYERWETLEAING, encoded by the coding sequence ATGGCATTGTTGAGTATGCGGGATGTGACGGTCGCTTTCGGTGGACCGCCGATCCTTGAAAATTTGAGCCTTCAAATCGAACGTGGTGACCGGGTCTGTCTTCTCGGCCGCAACGGCGCGGGCAAATCCACCTTGATGCGAGTCATTCAAGGTGAAATCTCCCCGGATGCCGGCGAGATCATTCGCCAGGCGGGATTGCGGATCGCTTACCTTCCCCAGGAAGTCCCTCAGGGATTGCAGGGACGCATTGCCGATGTCGTGGCGGGTGCAGGAGGAAGCTTTCGAACTCTTCCGGAGAGCCAATCAGTCCACCCTCCTTGTTCGGAAGAGCAATGGCGTGTGCAACAGCAAGTGGATCAGGTGATTTCACGCATGAACCTGGACCCGGACGCCTCCTTCGAAGTCCTTTCCTCCGGACTCAAACGCCGCGTGCTTCTGGCTCGTGGCCTGGCCTGCGATCCCGACATTTTACTCCTGGACGAGCCCACCAACCATCTGGATATAGATGCCATCACGTGGCTGGAAGACTTTCTGCTGCGCTACGGCGGCACGCTGCTATTCGTGACCCACGACCGGATGTTTCTGCGCAAACTGGCAACCCGCATCATCGAACTGGACCGGGGAAGCCTCGTGAACTGGTCCTGCGATTACGACACCTTCCTTCAGCGCAAACAGGACGTGCTGGATGCTGAAGCAGTGCAGTGGAACCGCTTCGACAAGAAGCTGGCGCAGGAAGAAATCTGGATCAGGCAGGGCATCAAGGCCCGGCGCACCCGCAATGAGGGGCGAGTGCGCGCCTTGGAAAAAATGCGTGAAATCAGGCGGGCAAGACGGGAACGCACTGGAAACGTGCGCATGCAGGTGCAGGATGTGGAGAGGTCGGGAAAACTGGTGGTGGAAGCTTCAGGCGTGAGCTTCAGCTATGGGACAGAACCCATTGTTCAGAATTTTTCTACCACCATCCTGCGCGGAGACAAGGTGGGGATCATCGGTCCCAACGGAGCGGGCAAGACCACTCTCCTGCGGATCCTTGTGGGAGAACTCCCCCCGGATGAAGGGCACCTGCGCCTGGGAAGCCGCCTGGAAGTCGCCTATTTCGATCAGTTGCGCACACAGCTGGATGAGAACAAATCCGTGCAGGAAAATGTCGCCGACGGGAAGGACACGGTCATCATCAACGGAAAACCCCGCCATGTCATCGGTTATCTGCAGGATTTCCTTTTTTCTCCCGAGCGATCCCGAAGCCCCGTGAGCATCCTTTCGGGTGGGGAACGCAACCGGCTGCTGCTGGCCCGTCTTTTTGCCAGGCCCTCCAATGTCCTCATCATGGACGAACCGACCAACGACCTGGATGCCGAAACCCTCGAACTCCTGGAAGAGCTACTCATGGACTACCCCGGGACTCTCTTTCTCGTGAGCCACGATCGAGCTTTTCTCAACAATGTGGTGACGAGCACGCTGGTCTTTGAAGGGGAGGGGAGAGTCAATGAATATGTTGGAGGCTACGATGACTGGTTGATGCAGCGGAAGCCGGACCAGCCGCAGAAAAAGGAAAAGCCCAAGGCCAAACAGGAACGGCAGCACTCCCGGCCCGAACGCCCTCGAAAGCTGACCTTCAAAGAACAGCGCGAACTGGAAACCCTCCCGCAGTACATCGAGGCTCTCGAAGCCGAACAACAGGAACTCTACAGCGCCATGGCCGACCCGGATTTTTACAAGAAAGAGGGCAGCGACATCGTGAAGGCCAAAACCCGCCTGCAATCATTGGAGCAGGAACTGGCTGCAGCCTATGAACGCTGGGAAACCCTGGAAGCCATCAACGGATGA
- a CDS encoding DEAD/DEAH box helicase, producing MIENVRSWFRKLGNGANKESSPEEAAAPATKEKGEIAGGQRRISESRESDLERRKSRSRRRPRRRGPRKEETPLPEREAYRPEPFIALEEPWDPSEFQVPEEEGKTRFHDLDLPNEIMHGIYDLGFQYCTPIQSAILPQAIQGADAAGKAQTGTGKSAVFLITILAHLLTKPSPEKRRRGTPRALILAPTRELVLQIEKDARALAKYTPVKIVSVFGGMDYEKQKRSLTSGLVDVVMATPGRLLDFLRQGDIHLGNLEILIIDEADRMLDMGFIPDVQRIIRSTPPKANRQTMLFSATLTPEVTRFASQWTRDPVMVEIEPEHVAADTVEQIIYITTTEEKFALLYNIITLQKLDRVIVFGNRRDLTRKLTEKFRDYGISCALLSGEVDQKKRIRTLEDFRAGKIRVLVATDVAARGLHVDAVSHVINYNLPLDPEDYVHRIGRTGRAGASGISISFASEDDAFQIPAIEKFLGTELHCIHPEDEWLVLPPKPEGVRARPQIPRSSQGVGNDRRLPPGARSSSKRNANFKKSGSTRR from the coding sequence ATCATTGAAAATGTCCGCAGCTGGTTCCGCAAATTGGGAAACGGAGCAAACAAAGAATCGTCGCCGGAGGAGGCCGCAGCGCCTGCCACAAAGGAAAAAGGGGAGATAGCAGGCGGGCAGAGGAGAATCTCTGAATCAAGAGAATCCGACCTGGAACGCAGGAAATCCAGGTCCAGACGGCGCCCCAGGCGGCGCGGCCCCAGGAAAGAAGAGACACCCCTTCCCGAGAGGGAGGCTTACCGGCCAGAACCATTCATCGCCCTGGAAGAACCCTGGGACCCTTCAGAATTTCAGGTCCCTGAAGAGGAGGGTAAAACCCGCTTTCATGACCTGGATCTTCCCAATGAAATCATGCACGGTATCTACGACCTGGGATTCCAGTACTGCACCCCCATTCAATCTGCAATCCTGCCTCAGGCGATCCAGGGAGCGGATGCCGCCGGCAAAGCGCAAACGGGAACAGGTAAGAGCGCTGTTTTCCTCATCACGATTCTGGCGCACCTTCTCACCAAACCCTCGCCCGAAAAAAGACGCCGTGGAACGCCCCGGGCCCTCATTCTCGCCCCCACCAGGGAACTGGTGCTTCAGATCGAAAAAGATGCCCGTGCATTGGCCAAGTATACTCCGGTCAAAATCGTCAGCGTTTTCGGTGGAATGGATTATGAAAAACAGAAGCGCTCGCTCACCAGTGGACTAGTGGACGTGGTGATGGCCACTCCGGGCCGCCTGCTGGATTTTCTGCGCCAGGGAGACATCCATCTCGGCAACCTTGAAATTCTCATCATCGACGAAGCCGACCGCATGCTCGATATGGGCTTCATCCCCGATGTGCAGCGCATCATTCGCAGCACCCCTCCCAAAGCCAACCGTCAGACCATGCTCTTCAGCGCCACTCTGACGCCGGAGGTCACCCGGTTCGCTTCTCAATGGACCAGAGATCCCGTCATGGTGGAAATCGAGCCGGAACACGTGGCCGCCGACACGGTGGAACAGATCATCTACATCACCACCACGGAAGAAAAGTTCGCCCTGCTCTACAATATCATTACGCTTCAAAAGCTCGACCGGGTCATCGTTTTCGGAAACCGCCGGGACTTGACTCGAAAGCTGACGGAAAAATTCCGGGACTACGGCATCAGCTGCGCTCTGCTGTCGGGTGAGGTGGATCAGAAAAAACGCATCAGGACCCTGGAAGATTTCCGGGCTGGCAAAATCCGGGTGCTCGTTGCAACGGATGTGGCGGCAAGAGGTCTCCACGTGGATGCCGTCAGCCACGTCATCAATTACAATCTTCCCCTCGACCCCGAAGATTACGTGCACCGCATCGGCCGGACGGGCCGCGCGGGAGCCAGTGGGATATCCATCAGCTTCGCCTCGGAAGACGACGCCTTCCAGATCCCTGCCATCGAAAAATTCCTGGGCACGGAATTGCACTGCATCCATCCGGAGGATGAATGGCTCGTTCTACCGCCCAAACCGGAAGGAGTCCGGGCGCGCCCCCAGATTCCAAGATCCTCTCAAGGCGTTGGAAATGATAGAAGGCTCCCGCCGGGCGCCAGGAGCTCGAGCAAGCGGAATGCGAACTTCAAGAAAAGCGGTTCCACCCGCAGATAG
- a CDS encoding peptide chain release factor 3, producing MDKQLQKEVDRRRCFGIISHPDAGKTTLTEKLLLFGGAIQLAGAVKARKAERHATSDWMAIERERGISVTTSVMKFNYRDFEVNLLDTPGHQDFSEDTYRVLTAVDSALMVIDSAKGVEPQTEKLMEVCRMRNTPIITFVNKLDREGLEPLDILAEIEDKLQIECTPLSWPIGMGKRFKGVYNLYRKELHLFTPGKETRHQQGIVITDLSDSQLDALLGSQADKLREDVELLEGAANPLETAHYLKGNQSPVFFGSALNNFGVRELLDAFVEMAPAPGARKTVSREVSPYEEAFSGFVFKIQANMDPAHRDRIAFLRICSGKFTRGMKVMHHRIGKEIAISNATIFMAQDRANVEEAYAGDIIGIHNHGTIKIGDTFTEKEPLKFTGIPNFAPEHFRRVVLKNPLKLKQLQKGLTQLAEEGAVQFFRPIVGRDYILGAVGILQFDVTMARLKAEYGVEAIYEPAPFAAARWVSCKDKKKLEEFEKKNQGNLAHDAEGHLAYLAPNEWRLGFIMEDFPDIEFRKTREHD from the coding sequence GTGGACAAGCAACTCCAGAAAGAAGTCGACCGGCGCCGGTGTTTCGGCATCATCAGTCACCCGGATGCGGGCAAGACCACCCTCACGGAAAAGCTGTTGCTCTTCGGCGGCGCCATTCAATTGGCTGGAGCCGTCAAGGCGCGCAAGGCCGAGCGGCATGCCACGAGCGACTGGATGGCCATCGAGAGGGAGCGCGGCATCTCCGTAACGACTTCAGTCATGAAGTTCAATTACCGGGACTTTGAGGTCAATCTGCTGGATACTCCCGGCCACCAGGACTTTTCGGAAGATACCTATCGGGTTCTCACGGCCGTGGACAGTGCTCTCATGGTGATCGACAGCGCCAAAGGAGTCGAACCCCAGACCGAAAAGCTGATGGAGGTATGCCGCATGCGCAATACCCCCATCATCACCTTCGTCAACAAACTGGACCGGGAAGGGCTCGAACCCCTGGATATTCTGGCGGAAATCGAAGACAAGCTCCAGATCGAGTGCACGCCCCTCTCCTGGCCCATCGGTATGGGAAAGCGCTTCAAAGGCGTCTATAACCTCTATCGTAAAGAGCTCCACCTCTTCACTCCCGGAAAGGAAACCCGCCATCAGCAGGGAATCGTCATCACCGACCTTTCGGACTCCCAGTTGGACGCACTCCTGGGCAGCCAGGCAGACAAGCTTCGTGAAGATGTGGAACTGTTGGAGGGAGCGGCCAATCCCCTTGAGACGGCTCATTATCTGAAAGGAAACCAGAGCCCCGTTTTCTTCGGGAGCGCTCTCAACAACTTCGGCGTTCGGGAACTCCTGGATGCCTTTGTGGAAATGGCTCCGGCGCCGGGTGCGAGAAAGACCGTCTCCAGGGAAGTCTCCCCCTACGAAGAGGCCTTTTCCGGGTTTGTGTTCAAAATTCAGGCGAATATGGATCCCGCTCACCGGGACCGCATCGCTTTCCTGCGTATCTGTTCCGGGAAGTTCACTCGCGGCATGAAGGTGATGCATCATCGCATCGGTAAGGAAATCGCCATCTCCAATGCCACCATTTTCATGGCTCAGGACCGCGCCAACGTGGAAGAGGCCTACGCCGGCGACATCATCGGCATTCACAACCACGGGACCATAAAAATTGGAGACACTTTCACCGAAAAAGAACCTCTGAAATTTACGGGCATCCCCAATTTTGCTCCGGAACATTTTCGGCGGGTCGTTCTGAAAAACCCTCTCAAACTCAAGCAGCTTCAAAAGGGGCTGACTCAGCTTGCTGAAGAGGGAGCTGTCCAGTTTTTCCGGCCCATCGTTGGACGCGATTATATCCTGGGGGCTGTAGGGATTCTGCAGTTCGATGTGACCATGGCGCGGCTCAAAGCCGAATACGGAGTAGAGGCCATCTACGAACCCGCCCCCTTTGCGGCCGCCCGGTGGGTCAGCTGTAAAGACAAAAAGAAGCTGGAAGAGTTTGAAAAGAAAAATCAGGGGAACCTGGCTCATGACGCCGAAGGGCATCTGGCTTACCTGGCTCCCAATGAATGGCGGCTGGGGTTTATCATGGAAGATTTTCCGGACATCGAGTTCCGCAAAACCCGCGAACATGATTGA
- a CDS encoding RNA recognition motif domain-containing protein: MPVRLFVGNLPYDTTEAELREYFSAVGTLSFVQVAMDRETGKARGFGFVEFADRAQAEEAIRKFNNQPFKNRPLAINEARPKESSSPGRISSPPAPSFSRRPPTPNTDWIKDTSMAEPPLTKDFDSPSRRNRKQKSRDDRGENAPRGLKRKRKSGKRSWDDDDFYYD, from the coding sequence ATGCCAGTTCGACTTTTTGTTGGGAATCTTCCCTATGACACAACCGAAGCAGAGTTAAGGGAATACTTCTCGGCAGTCGGAACGCTGTCTTTTGTCCAGGTGGCAATGGATAGAGAAACCGGAAAGGCCCGAGGGTTTGGATTCGTTGAGTTCGCCGACCGTGCTCAAGCGGAAGAAGCCATACGCAAATTCAACAATCAGCCTTTTAAGAACAGACCCCTCGCCATCAACGAAGCTCGCCCCAAAGAAAGCAGCTCCCCGGGGAGAATCAGTTCACCGCCTGCGCCATCATTTTCGCGCCGTCCTCCCACTCCAAACACGGATTGGATCAAAGACACCTCCATGGCCGAGCCGCCTTTAACCAAGGATTTCGATTCTCCTTCACGCCGTAACCGGAAACAGAAATCCCGCGACGACAGGGGGGAAAACGCACCGAGGGGCCTGAAACGAAAACGAAAGTCCGGAAAACGTTCCTGGGATGACGATGATTTCTACTATGATTGA
- a CDS encoding DVU0772 family protein: MLNLEELKSRRDLVDRFDWEMTPETAVETYLEWGTGWARKDSFVRHAEQESYYFVIYDWEEPLQVTLVRIDTQNSEDIAKIQAPRELIERAINEAGRKPGVGVYAINDELKDWLKKALQC, from the coding sequence ATGTTGAATTTGGAGGAACTCAAGTCTCGAAGAGATCTCGTGGATCGGTTCGATTGGGAAATGACTCCGGAAACCGCTGTGGAGACTTACCTCGAATGGGGAACGGGCTGGGCACGAAAGGACAGTTTTGTGCGTCATGCGGAGCAGGAATCCTATTATTTTGTCATTTACGACTGGGAAGAACCCCTTCAGGTAACTCTCGTCAGGATAGACACTCAGAATTCTGAAGATATCGCCAAGATTCAAGCTCCGCGGGAACTGATTGAAAGGGCCATCAACGAAGCAGGGAGAAAACCGGGGGTAGGAGTCTATGCCATCAATGATGAACTCAAGGATTGGTTGAAAAAAGCTTTACAATGTTAG
- the amaB gene encoding L-piperidine-6-carboxylate dehydrogenase: MEEILQKLNLSPVNSGAGTGTEWLECGGDILESVSPVDGRIIARVKQASNEDYERVMDRAVSAFDAWSGVPAPLRGEVVRRMGNAMRERKRDLAALLSLEVGKIRSEAEGEIQEMIDIADFATGQSRMLYGFTMQSERPGHRMYEQWHPLGPIGVITAFNFPVAVWSWNAMIALIAGDTVVWKPSSKVPLTSLATMKIVGRVIEEQGLPEGILSVVIGRGRDVGERLVVDRRLPLISATGSVAMGRKVAQAVSARLGRSLLELGGNNAVIVTPDADLSLAVRAILFGAVGTAGQRCTTTRRVIAHKSIFDSLANALVAAYRKVPIGNPLEEGVLMGPLIDREAVAKMQKALEALKAQGGRVLYGGEVLSGGLYDAGTYVTPAICEARSDYPIVRQETFAPILYMIPYETLEEAIEYHNSAPQGLSSAIFTNDLREAEYFLSHRGSDCGIANVNIGTSGAEIGGAFGGEKETGGGREAGSDVWKTYMRRQTTTINWSGEMPLAQGVRFDVE; the protein is encoded by the coding sequence ATGGAGGAAATATTGCAAAAACTGAATCTATCGCCGGTAAATTCAGGAGCGGGTACCGGTACGGAGTGGCTGGAATGCGGAGGGGATATTCTGGAATCCGTTTCCCCTGTGGATGGCCGGATCATAGCTCGAGTGAAGCAGGCATCGAATGAGGATTATGAACGGGTCATGGACCGGGCCGTGTCGGCTTTCGATGCATGGAGCGGGGTGCCGGCTCCCTTGCGGGGGGAAGTTGTTCGGCGCATGGGCAATGCCATGCGGGAGCGGAAGCGGGACCTCGCCGCCCTTTTGAGTCTCGAGGTCGGAAAGATCCGTTCCGAGGCGGAAGGAGAAATTCAGGAGATGATCGATATTGCGGACTTTGCGACCGGTCAATCCCGAATGCTCTACGGGTTTACCATGCAAAGCGAACGGCCGGGCCATCGCATGTATGAACAGTGGCATCCCCTAGGGCCCATCGGCGTCATCACCGCGTTCAACTTTCCTGTGGCCGTATGGTCGTGGAACGCCATGATCGCCCTCATTGCGGGAGATACCGTGGTCTGGAAACCGTCGAGCAAGGTGCCTCTCACCTCCCTTGCCACCATGAAAATCGTGGGGCGCGTGATCGAAGAACAAGGGCTTCCCGAAGGAATTCTCAGTGTGGTGATCGGGCGCGGCCGCGATGTCGGAGAACGACTGGTGGTGGACCGCCGACTGCCCCTCATTTCCGCCACGGGAAGTGTGGCCATGGGGCGTAAAGTGGCGCAGGCGGTGAGCGCCCGCCTGGGACGGTCTCTCCTGGAACTAGGGGGGAACAATGCCGTCATCGTCACACCGGATGCGGATCTTTCCCTGGCGGTTCGAGCCATTCTTTTCGGGGCTGTGGGCACTGCGGGCCAGAGATGCACCACCACACGCCGTGTGATTGCTCATAAAAGTATTTTTGATTCCCTGGCGAATGCCCTCGTGGCCGCTTACAGAAAAGTGCCCATCGGAAATCCCCTTGAAGAGGGAGTCCTCATGGGGCCCCTGATCGACCGGGAGGCGGTGGCGAAAATGCAGAAAGCTCTTGAGGCCTTGAAAGCGCAGGGCGGCCGGGTGCTCTACGGTGGAGAGGTGCTCTCGGGTGGGCTCTACGATGCAGGGACCTATGTGACACCGGCCATATGCGAAGCCCGCAGCGACTACCCAATCGTCCGGCAGGAAACCTTTGCCCCCATTCTTTACATGATTCCCTACGAAACGCTCGAGGAGGCCATCGAATACCATAACAGCGCGCCGCAGGGGCTTTCCTCGGCCATCTTCACCAACGACCTTCGTGAGGCCGAATATTTCCTGAGCCACAGGGGCAGTGATTGTGGTATCGCCAATGTCAATATCGGGACATCGGGGGCGGAAATCGGAGGAGCCTTCGGCGGCGAGAAGGAAACGGGCGGAGGCCGGGAAGCGGGGTCGGATGTCTGGAAGACATACATGCGGCGTCAGACCACGACCATCAACTGGTCCGGGGAAATGCCCCTGGCACAAGGGGTCCGGTTCGATGTGGAATAG
- a CDS encoding YgiQ family radical SAM protein → MKVIKNKFLPTTREEVFQRGWDAVDVILVTGDAYVDHPSFGIALIGRWLEAHGYRVAILAQPRYDSPEDFQRFGRPRLFFGISAGNLDSIVANYTGNAKVRDRDDYSPGGNPYFGEEKVKVAKRRPDRATLIYSNLARAAYGNVPVILGGIEASLRRFVHFDYQQAKLRTSLLTDAKADLLVFGMGERAVLEIARRLELGEDLTGIPGTCERLSDKEREARTFDEPPLVLESWDVLRTDVSRFMTVELAVDSHARALSRVPLLQRQQAMWVLQNRPAEPLSVTELDALYTLPFARAPHPSAGDVPAYRMIRHSVTIVRGCSGNCSFCAIARHQGPQVTSRSCESILEEVRCITQMPDFKGTISDLGGPTANLYGTSCAKPSPCSRHDCFYPKVCPHLRVEENAFLELLEKVSLVHGVTHVHVSSGLRMELLLRTPGLLIRLLTHHIPGAMKIAPEHTEPEILRLMHKSGSECLPDFLKKCRDIAAKRGRKILFTPYFISAHPGCTLEDMEMLARKIRKMGLSVRQFQDFTPTPGTLSTAMYVTGLDRDTLKPIHVPRGGKERRTQRLLLEEMRPWEQGKKAKPGRRSSRVPSM, encoded by the coding sequence ATGAAAGTGATTAAAAACAAGTTCTTGCCCACCACGCGGGAAGAGGTGTTCCAGCGTGGTTGGGATGCGGTGGATGTGATCCTCGTGACGGGAGATGCCTACGTAGACCATCCATCTTTTGGCATTGCCTTGATCGGGCGCTGGCTGGAGGCTCACGGCTACCGGGTGGCGATCCTCGCTCAACCCCGCTACGATTCCCCCGAGGATTTCCAACGCTTTGGGCGTCCGCGCCTTTTTTTCGGTATTTCGGCGGGAAACCTCGATTCCATTGTGGCCAACTATACCGGCAATGCGAAGGTGAGAGACCGGGACGACTATTCCCCCGGCGGCAATCCCTATTTCGGAGAAGAAAAGGTTAAGGTTGCCAAGCGCAGACCCGACCGGGCGACGCTCATCTATTCCAACCTGGCGCGTGCCGCCTACGGGAATGTGCCTGTAATTCTAGGCGGGATCGAGGCTTCCCTGAGGCGGTTTGTACATTTCGATTATCAGCAGGCAAAACTTCGCACTTCGCTTTTGACCGATGCCAAGGCGGATCTCCTGGTATTTGGCATGGGAGAACGTGCGGTGCTCGAAATCGCGCGGCGACTGGAACTCGGAGAGGATCTGACCGGCATACCGGGGACCTGCGAACGGCTCAGCGACAAGGAGCGGGAGGCACGAACCTTCGACGAGCCGCCTCTCGTGCTGGAATCCTGGGATGTGCTCCGAACCGATGTGAGCCGGTTCATGACGGTGGAACTGGCGGTAGACAGCCATGCCAGGGCGCTTTCCCGGGTTCCGCTCCTCCAGCGCCAGCAGGCCATGTGGGTGCTTCAGAACCGGCCGGCGGAACCCTTGAGTGTGACAGAACTGGATGCGCTCTACACTCTTCCCTTTGCCCGTGCCCCGCACCCGTCGGCGGGAGATGTCCCCGCGTATCGCATGATCCGCCATTCTGTGACCATCGTGCGGGGATGTTCCGGGAATTGTTCCTTTTGCGCCATTGCCAGGCACCAGGGCCCGCAGGTGACCAGCCGCAGCTGTGAATCGATCCTGGAGGAAGTGCGGTGCATCACCCAAATGCCCGACTTCAAAGGCACCATCAGTGATCTGGGAGGCCCTACCGCAAATCTGTACGGTACCTCCTGCGCCAAACCGTCTCCCTGTAGCCGGCACGACTGCTTCTATCCAAAAGTTTGCCCTCACCTGCGGGTGGAAGAAAACGCTTTTCTGGAACTGCTGGAAAAGGTCTCCCTTGTCCATGGGGTCACGCATGTGCATGTCTCTTCGGGCCTTCGAATGGAACTGCTGCTGCGCACCCCCGGGCTGCTGATACGGCTGCTGACCCATCACATTCCCGGCGCCATGAAGATTGCTCCCGAACACACCGAGCCTGAAATCCTGCGGCTGATGCACAAGAGCGGGTCCGAGTGCCTGCCGGATTTTCTGAAAAAATGCAGGGATATCGCAGCAAAGAGGGGCCGAAAAATCCTCTTTACGCCTTACTTCATATCGGCGCACCCCGGATGCACTCTTGAAGACATGGAAATGTTGGCCCGAAAGATCAGGAAAATGGGGCTTTCCGTCCGTCAATTCCAGGATTTTACGCCGACCCCAGGAACCCTTTCCACGGCCATGTATGTGACGGGCCTCGACCGGGACACGCTCAAACCCATTCATGTTCCCCGGGGAGGCAAGGAACGCAGGACACAAAGGTTGCTTCTCGAAGAAATGCGGCCTTGGGAACAAGGCAAAAAGGCGAAACCAGGCAGACGATCGTCAAGGGTTCCTTCGATGTAG